GCAGGGCGTCCTCCGGCGTCTGGATTTCCCCTTCATATTTTTGCAGCGCCTCCTTGACGACCTGCTCTTTGTGAAACCAAAGGCGGTAATTGCCCTTAGACGAGCCGTGGCCGACGAGAAACGCGCTGCCGGCCGGCGCTATGGCCGTCAGCACGGCGGCCGACGTCGTCGTGTTTCCTATGCCCATTTCACCGAAGGACAGGATGTTGCATCCCCGGGCTTTCGCCGCTTCGACCCGTTCCCTGCCGACGGCGGCGGCGCGGGTAAATTGTTCCGTTGTCATCGCCGGCTGTACCGAAAAATCGGCCGTCCCTCTGGCGATTTTCCTGTCGACGCCGACGGCGTCTTCACTGTCGATGCCGACGTCTACGACTTCGTAGGGAATGCCGTGACAACGGCAGAAACAGGTCACAGCCGACGTTCCTTCCGTCATATGCACGCTCTGCATGTACGTAATATCAGACAGCTGAGCTACGACGCCGGAGCGGACGACGCCGTTGTCCGCGGCAAAGATAATATGGCGGGGACGAAGTTCCTCCTGAAAGGAGCCCCAGGCCAGGAAAACCTGACGCACCTGCTGCTCCAGCAGGCCCAGGCTTCCCGGCGGCTTGGCTAAGTTATGGAGCCGTTCGTCTACTTGCGCTGCAAAATCCATTATACCGTCATCCCTTTATAAGCCCAATAAGCGCGCCGCCGCGCCTCACCCTGCTCATCCAGCGCCGGCAGCGTTACGCCGTGGGGCCGGGCCTGTCCCGTTTCCTCTTCGATATGGACGAAGGATACGAAGCATTCCGCCGCCATGGCCCCGTCGGAGCGCCGCGTCATGGCGATATGGGCGCCGACGCTCGTCGTCCCGGCATAGACGACGGTACTGGAAATATCGATGGTGTCGCCTTTGCGGACCGGCCGGAGAAACCGCAGCCCGTCCAATCCCAGGCAGACGATATGGCCGCTGTTCAGAAAGCTTTGCACGGCCAGAAAGCCGCACTCAATCATATACGACGCCGCCTGCCCGGCAAACAGCGTGTCATGAGGATTTAAGTCCTTTCCCAGTACCATATGAGCCGCCGATACGTGCCTGTCGATTCCCGTCATAGTCATTCCTCCCCAACTTACCGTTAATGTATCTATTGTATCATACTATAGCGAGGAAATAAGCCTAGTCTAGCCTTGAAAATTCGTTTTTTTTATGTCAAAATAAAACAATATAGAGGGGGTATAGTATGTCTACGATTAAAGATATCGCTCGTGAAGCCGGCGTTTCCATCGCCACCGTTTCCATCGTCCTGAACGGCAAGGGACAGGAACGAAAAATTTCCAAGGAAACGCAGGCCCGGATACACCAAATCGCCAAACAGCTGAAATACGTGCCGAACCAGTCGGCTAAAAAGCTGCGGGCTACGCAGAAAAACAGTTACGCCATAGCGTTTTATTGGGCGACGGACTTCCGCATCAATTACCTGGCCCGTATTACGCTGGGTATTCAAAAAGAAATTATGCAGCAGAATAAGGTCGTCCACCTGACCGTCGTGCCCTACGAGGTCGACAACCTGAAAAAGCAGATGGAAACGACGCAGAATGAATTTTTTAACGGCATCATCATCGCCAATATGTCTAACGCCGACATGGAATATTTAAACTCCTGCGACATTTCCTATCCCGTCGTCCTGTTCAACAGGGAATCGCCGAAATACAGCAGTGTCACCATGGACAACTACGAAGTCGGCGCCCAGGTCGCCCGCCATTTCCTCGACAAGGGAATCTACGACGCCGGCGTGCTGACCCACGACACGACCTTCCCCATCATGCGCATGTGGATGAAGGGCTTTCTCGACACCTTTGCCGAAGCCGGCCATCCCGTGCCGGAGGAAAATATCGTCCTGTGCGACACGTCGTCTTCCAGCGCTATCGACGCGACGAAGAAGCTCTATGCAGAAAAGCGCCTGCCGAAGGCCATGTTCTGCGAATCCGACGTACTGGCTCACGGCATGCTGTTCGCCTGCCATGAATTGGGCGTCTCCATTCCCGGCGACGTAGAAGTATTTACCATCGGCATCAACATGGCCGAATTCAACGATTACGCCATTCCGTCCTTGTCCCGCATCGATATTCCCATGCGGGAAATCGGCGAAAAATGCCTCCATCTCCTCGTCGACCTCATCGAAAAGAAGACGCCGAATCCGACAGTCGTCTACGCCGAGGGCATTAAAATCATCGGCCAGTCGTCGCCGGAAGCCTAATGGCCCGGCCGGAGGAGAGGGGATTCCGTTGCGCCGCCGCGGCAAACATGGTATACTGAACCTATCTTGGGGGAGTATGGGTTCTGGTGTGCCCTCTGGTCTTCAAAACCAGTATGAGGAGTTAAGAGCTTCTTAGGTAGGTTCGATTCCTACACTTTCCCGCCAACTACCCGACAAGGCAGCCCGCAAAGCCGCCTTGTCTTTTTTAGTATCTAGCCGCTCCGTTTGCCTTTGCAATAGAAGCAGCCCGATAAAAAAGCGAAGACCCGTAGTCGCGGTCTTCGCTGTTTTTACGTTATCCTTCGGCTACGGCCTTGGCAATTTCCGTGCAGATCAGGGGAAATTCGTCGTCCCGCAGCGTCCGTACGGACAGGCACAGCCAGTCTTGCTGCACTCTGGCGACAACGGGGACTTCGGCATGGCGCAGGCGGCGTTCTAATTCTGCCGCCGTCAGGCCTTCTGACGCGACGGCGGCGGCGTACCCCGGCAACGTATATTCCGGATAGGAACCGCCGCCGACCATGTCGCGGACCGGCACGGTCTGCACCTGCAGGGCCGCGTCGGCAGTCCGCAGCATTTGGGCCAGCACATCGGCTCGCCGCAGGCATTCCTTCTGGGTCCGCGCCAGCATCTGCAGCGCAGGAATAGACCGTATTGCCAGGTCTTCGTCCCGGTACAGCTGCAGCGTCGCCTCCAAGGCGGCCAGGGTCATCTTATCGACCCGCAGGGCCCGCAGCAGCTGGTGCTGTTTCATCGGCTCGATATACTCGGCCTTGCCGACGATAATGCCGGCCTGCGGCCCGCCGAGAAGCTTGTCGCCGCTGAACATGACGACATCGCAGCCTTGCTTCAGGACCTCCTTTACAGTCGGCTCGTAGGGCAGGCCGAAGCGGCGCATGTCGACGAATAATCCGCTGCCCAGGTCGTTGATGAGGGGCAGGCCCTTGGCGTGGGCCAGCTCGGCCAGCTCCTGGGCAGGCACGCTTTCAGAAAAGCCTATGATGCGGTAATTGCTCGTATGGACTTTCATAATCGCGCCGGTACCTTCGCCGACGGCCCGGCTGT
This region of Megasphaera stantonii genomic DNA includes:
- a CDS encoding nicotinate-nucleotide--dimethylbenzimidazole phosphoribosyltransferase, with protein sequence MDFAAQVDERLHNLAKPPGSLGLLEQQVRQVFLAWGSFQEELRPRHIIFAADNGVVRSGVVAQLSDITYMQSVHMTEGTSAVTCFCRCHGIPYEVVDVGIDSEDAVGVDRKIARGTADFSVQPAMTTEQFTRAAAVGRERVEAAKARGCNILSFGEMGIGNTTTSAAVLTAIAPAGSAFLVGHGSSKGNYRLWFHKEQVVKEALQKYEGEIQTPEDALRCVGGFDLVALYGAMLACADVHLPFYIDGFITAVALACAVKTHPAVRQYALPSHISREPGMSAALRLCGIDEYDVPIHADMALGEGTGAVLGVVMLKTMLYAVGHMATLDGINGEAEERHRRRMEKGAEHQDDR
- a CDS encoding LacI family DNA-binding transcriptional regulator; the encoded protein is MSTIKDIAREAGVSIATVSIVLNGKGQERKISKETQARIHQIAKQLKYVPNQSAKKLRATQKNSYAIAFYWATDFRINYLARITLGIQKEIMQQNKVVHLTVVPYEVDNLKKQMETTQNEFFNGIIIANMSNADMEYLNSCDISYPVVLFNRESPKYSSVTMDNYEVGAQVARHFLDKGIYDAGVLTHDTTFPIMRMWMKGFLDTFAEAGHPVPEENIVLCDTSSSSAIDATKKLYAEKRLPKAMFCESDVLAHGMLFACHELGVSIPGDVEVFTIGINMAEFNDYAIPSLSRIDIPMREIGEKCLHLLVDLIEKKTPNPTVVYAEGIKIIGQSSPEA
- the selA gene encoding L-seryl-tRNA(Sec) selenium transferase; the protein is MKQDTRQLLRQLPKVDVLLQRPALAEWEQNLSRSLIKQAVQDVLAGLRRDILAERRRDVPAEDELDGMVLAYFRRQKSLRLKTVVNATGTILHTNLGRSVLSEEIGRHVGEIAASYSNLEYDLDEGRRGSRYAHLQSLLKELTGAEDVLVVNNNAAAVLLALTSMTQGKEVVISRGELVEIGGLFRIPDVIEASGGTIREVGTTNKTHLSDYSRAVGEGTGAIMKVHTSNYRIIGFSESVPAQELAELAHAKGLPLINDLGSGLFVDMRRFGLPYEPTVKEVLKQGCDVVMFSGDKLLGGPQAGIIVGKAEYIEPMKQHQLLRALRVDKMTLAALEATLQLYRDEDLAIRSIPALQMLARTQKECLRRADVLAQMLRTADAALQVQTVPVRDMVGGGSYPEYTLPGYAAAVASEGLTAAELERRLRHAEVPVVARVQQDWLCLSVRTLRDDEFPLICTEIAKAVAEG
- a CDS encoding acyl-CoA thioesterase — translated: MTGIDRHVSAAHMVLGKDLNPHDTLFAGQAASYMIECGFLAVQSFLNSGHIVCLGLDGLRFLRPVRKGDTIDISSTVVYAGTTSVGAHIAMTRRSDGAMAAECFVSFVHIEEETGQARPHGVTLPALDEQGEARRRAYWAYKGMTV